In a single window of the Nicotiana tomentosiformis chromosome 10, ASM39032v3, whole genome shotgun sequence genome:
- the LOC104118246 gene encoding uncharacterized protein, translating to MGNCQAVDAAALVIQHPNGKIDRMYWPMTASEVMKMNPGHYVSLIIPLPISSSDDNSDDKTVRFTRVKLLRPTDTLVLGRAYRLVTTQEVMKVLRAKKHAKMKKNQPELQENQRSSCELEAGKSESDKNKAMRHEGQRQRPGMTNLAAAARSKSWRPTLQSISESSSNPITGNGTCKR from the exons atgggGAATTGTCAGGCTGTAGATGCAGCTGCACTAGTAATACAACATCCTAATGGAAAAATAGATAGGATGTATTGGCCTATGACTGCTAGTGAGGTTATGAAAATGAACCCTGGTCATTATGTTTCTCTCATTATTCCTCTTCCTATCTCCTCCTCTGATGACAATTCCGACGATAAAACTGTTCGTTTCACCCGTGTTAAGCTTCTCCGGCCAACGGATACTTTAGTTCTTGGTAGAGCTTATAGACTTGTCACAACTCAAG AGGTGATGAAGGTATTGAGAGCAAAGAAACATGCAAAGATGAAGAAGAACCAACCAGAGTTGCAAGAAAATCAGAGGTCAAGTTGTGAACTTGAAGCTGGGAAATCTGAATCAGATAAGAACAAG GCTATGAGACATGAAGGACAAAGGCAAAGGCCTGGAATGACAAACTTAGCTGCTGCTGCAAGGTCCAAATCATGGCGTCCGACTTTACAAAGTATTTCTGAGTCCAGTAGCAATCCGATCACCGGCAATGGGACTTGTAAAAGATAG